CGCTACAAAAATACCGATGATCAGTACAAAAACGGGTATTATAGATGAAGTGTATATGGGAACACCTTTGGAGCCTCTGCTGATTGAACAGGATATGTCCCATGAGGTCATTTTAAAACGGGCAGCGCAGAAGGTCACTCTGCTTAGAGAGTCGTATCCTTTCTATAAAAAAGCCAGTGAAGAATTGTACGAAACAGCGAAAGAGACTTTTTCCCTGAAAGCATGGCGTGAAAAAATGACTCGTATATTGGGTTTGTAATTCCCTGAGATCAAAAAATAAAAAAGAAGGAAATGAACAGTGCCTAATCCAAAGTTTGAAGAAAATAAAGAATTTATCCACCTTAACCTTGTGAAAAAGCTGTCTAAAGATAAAAAAAACAAGGGGCAGCATCACGGTCTATATATGAATAAGGACGATACTCCGGAAGAGGCGGAGAAGAATGTAGTCGATTATTTTTTCAGATATTTGTATAAAGCACCTGCAAAAGTCCTGGTGGTCGGTACAGGGCTGGACCTTCTGCCCAAAAGACTTATGGAGAAAGGGTTCGAGTATACAGGGATTTCCAAAGATAAAACAGTAATCAAAAAGTCAAAGAAACGTTTCCCGGATGCAGAGTTTCTGCATACGGACCTCAAAGAGCTTGAAACAGAGACGAAGTATGACATCATTATTTTCAGAGAGAGTGCCGATCAGGGTTCTTTCTCTTCTCTTTTTGAGAAAGCGGGCAGCCTTTTAACAGAGGGGGGGGAGGATTCTGGTGATGGATACCTTTTCCGGGAACAAACAAAACCCGCGCAATATGAAAAAATTTGTAAATACGGCAAAAAAAGAGGGTTTTGCATTAAACCATGTAGAAGATCTTTCTTCCCTGATTTTACCAGATATAGAATACAAAAGATATCTTATTCGTACATACCGTGACAGGATCACAAAAAAACTGGGTATTACCTCTGAACAGATCGATGAAGTGACGGATCGACTCAAAGAAACCGAAAAAAGGTTCAGGAATAAAAAACTTTCGTATGTGTTCATGGAGTTGCAAAAGACTGAAACAAAAGAACGGAAAGCCAATGAAGAATCGGGCATGGTCGAATCACTGGCGGCAGAAATGGTCCCGGCCATAAAAGAGAAAGAAAAGGGAAGAAAAAAAAGAGCACTGATTTTCACATCTTTACCACTGACGCATGTTGGAGGGATTGAAAAAGTGAATTTGCAGATCATGAATATGCTCCAGGATGCCGGCTGGGAAGTAGATACGAGAAGCTATTATGACCTGGATGTCGAAAAACTGCAGAAAGGACTCAGTGAGGGGAATATCATGGTCTACTATGATCATTTTCTGCTGGCAGGTACCTATGACTGGCGTTCGTATGACCTTGTAGTGACGAATGATTCGGTGGGCGGTGTATGTCATACGACTGAACATACCAAGGTGATCACATTGGTACATGCAGTCTTTGCAGTAGGTTTTAATATGCTTGAACAAAACCTTGCCCAAGATTATAATTCCAAGGTCAGAGCCTATGCGGAAGCAGCCAGTTTTCGCAATAAAGACCAGGTGATCTCTGTTTCCAAAAAAGTACAGACAGAGCTGAAAGAACATTTTGATGCAGATAGTATCGTTATCAATAACGGATTCGATTTTGACCTTTTTTTGCCTTCTGGGAAAAAAGAACTGAATATCAGAAAAGAGCATGGTATTCCCGAGAATGCAATCGTGGGTCTTTATGCCGGCCGATGGTCTACTCAGGAGAAAAGACCGGATATTACACTGAAACTTGCGAAAAAGTTCCCTGATATCTATTGGGTATTTGCTACAGACAAACCTGTACGAGGTTCTGATGAAATGAAAAATGTAATCGTGCTCCATAATATTCCTTATGAAAAAATGCCGGCGTTATATGAAGAGGTAGATTTTACAATGCAGCTTTCTCTCTATGAAGGTTTTAGCAATTTCGCTATTGAGAGTATTGCAAGCAAAGTACCGATGATAAGTACAAGGACTGGCATTATTGATGAAGTTTATAGCGGTACGGATATGGAATCACTTCTGATAGAGCAGAGTATTTCACGAGATGTCATTTTAAAGCAGGCTGAAGAGAAGGTCCGTAAACTCTTTGAGGGACGTGAGTTCTATAAGAAAGCCAGTGAAACACTTTATACGAGCGCAAAGAAACGCTTTTCTCTTGAGCGCTGGAGAGAACAAATGAGAAAAGTCTTGAGTATTTAATATACCGATCTGATAAACCTGTGACAGGGGTGCACTTTGAATGTAAGGGGTCATTATTCATATGATGCTATAATGCACCCCCTATGGTATATTATTATATATCATATAAAATATTTTCAAAGGAATACACATGAAATTGAAACATATAGCTCTGCCTGTCATCGGGAGTATGGTAATTGCAGGAAGTACGCTCTATGCATCCGGTGGGCAACAGGGGAAATTGATGAATGCATTGCAAAAAGTGGAACTTCAGAAAAACCAGAAAGAGCAGATAGAAAAATTCAAAGAGGAACAAAGGAAAGAGCTGCAGCAGGGAAGAGCAGAAATACCAAAAGGCCGTATTTTTTCGAAAGAAGGATTCAATAAGGATCTTTATATCAAAAAAGGTGAGACTGCGGCAAAAGTACGTATAGAGGCAAATGCAAACTTTATAGACAAAACATTCCAGATACTCACCAAGAAACAAAAGGTTGAGTGGATCAAAGGGATGAGGAAATAAAGATAATATCGGTACCGGGAAGGGCCGTATCCCCGATACCGATCGATCTATTCACTACAGGCTGATGGCGTATCGGCGCACGCACCGTCTACCAATTCCACGATATTTGTGCTAGTGAATGGACTTGCCCCCATTTCTTTCGGTCCATTGGTAGTATATCCCCAACTTGTAACTCCCAGCACGGTATTGGATGTACTGTCACTTCCGACAAATGTACCTGACAGTGTTGCTATTTCTCCTAGATTTGCTATCCAGGGTCCCCCACTGCTACCACCGGTTTGACGTGAGCCTATAATGGTATTGGAAGCATTGATCCCCGATACATAACCTGTAGAATCGGTACGCTGCATCATACGACCTGAATCATGGGAAACAGGATATCCCAACTGTGTGAGTTGTACCACGGAGTTGTCACCAAATTTATTGAATGTGGTATATCCCCATCCGTCCCAACCATAACTAAGCCAACCGGTAAGATCACCTGCATACGTTGCTTCACCCTGGTATAAGACAGGTTTCAATGTAATGATCGCTACATCGTTCTCGCATACAACTCCGGGACCGGTCACCGCACAGTGATCCGTTCCATCCAGATATGACTCCTTGACCGTCACATGGCTTGCTTTCCATTTACCATAGGGAGCGATCCCTTTATAATAGGCAGGAATAAATTCGAAATCAGAAAATATCTCATTTTGACCGAACTCAGAGACACAGTGTGCTGCAGTAACAACAAGACCCGGTTTAATCAGTGAAGCTGAGCAGACATAAGTTGAAGAGCCTATTTTGAAAAAAAGTTTTCCTGCCGCTCTATAAGGATATCTGTATGAAATTTTATTACCGTAGACATCGACCCTTGTTGTACTGAACGGGTGTGATGTTGTTCCAAATTCCATAGGTGTTACATCCCGATCACTTTCTTCTGTCTCTGACTCGGGTACTTTTGAAATGAATGCCCTGATATTCTCAACAGGTCCTGCAGACCCTTTGCTGACACCAGGTTCCCCCTCTGAAAGGGTACTTGCTATCTCAAACTCAATCGTGGATTCATCTCCCGAGACCAGAGGCAGAGGCATAGCAATCGCATGTGCATAATCCAGGTTTATTGCTGTTTTGTTTTGAATCCTATGGACAACCACCCCGTTCTCCGCTCCTGCACTCGTTATTGCAATGGCTGTGCAGATACCGCCCGCAATAAGACCCTGTATATATCTGTTCATCTTCTTTCCTCCTTAATGTATTTATTGTTTTTTTAATGTAACATAAATTTTATTAAATAATGTGTAAATAATTTTTGGATTATGACCTTATAATATGATGTAGAGTATAATATAACTTAAGTTTTAGGGAAAGGGAATCAATAAATGACCAGAGAACGATTAACACATTTAAAACAGCTTGAAGCGGAGTCTATACATATCCTGAGGGAGGTTGCCGCCGAATTCACCAATCCGGTGATGATGTATTCGGTGGGAAAAGACTCCTCCGTTATGCTGCATTTGGCGATGAAAGCATTTGCGCCGAGCAAACTGCCGTTTCCGTTGCTGCATGTAGATACCAAATGGAAATTCAAGGAGATGATAGAGTTCCGTGACCAACGTGCCAAGGATCTCGGATTCGACCTGATCGTGCATTCGAACCCCGAGGGTGACAAGATGAATATCTCTCCCTTTGAACACGGCTCCAAGGTGCATACTGACATTATGAAAACGGAAGGCTTGAAGCAGGCGCTCAATGAAGGCGGCTATGATGCGATCATAGGAGGAGCACGTCGTGATGAAGAGAAATCGCGTGCAAAAGAGCGTATTTTCTCTTTCCGTGACAAACACCACAGATGGGACCCGAAAAACCAGCGACCCGAACTTTGGAACATTTACAATACGGCTATCCAAAAAGGTGAGAGTGTACGTGTATTCCCTATCTCAAACTGGACGGAACTGGATGTATGGCAGTACATTTATCTGGAAGGTATCCCTATTCCTTCTCTTTACTTTGCCAAAGAGCAGGATGTCGTAGAGTATGAGGGTACGAAGATTATGGTAGATGACGAACGTATGCCCGAAGAACTCAGAAAAAAAGCCAAAAAAGAGATGGTGCGTTTCAGAACACTGGGATGCTATCCTCTGACCGGTGCCATCAATTCGACAGCGACTACCTTGCCGGAGATCATCAAAGAAATGCTGCTCTCGACAAGCTCGGAAAGAGAAGGCCGACTGATAGACAAGGATCAGGAAGGTGCAATGGAATTGAAAAAAATAGAGGGGTATTTTTAGGATGTCACAAGAGAACAACAAAATAGCGATGGATATAGAGGGATACCTCAAAGAACATGAGAACAAGGACATGCTGCGTTTCCTGACCTGCGGGTCGGTAGATGACGGAAAGAGTACATTGATCGGGCGTATGCTTTATGATTCAAAGATGATCTTTGACGATCAGCTTTCAGCGGCGGAAGGTGAGAGCAAGAAGTATGGGACCACCGGCGAGAAGATCGATATGGCTCTGCTTGTAGACGGACTTCAGAGCGAACGGGAACAGGGGATTACGATCGATGTCGCCTACAGATTCTTTGCAACCGAGAACCGAAAGTTTATCATCGCGGACACTCCGGGCCATGAACAGTACACCAGAAATATGGTGACAGGTGCTTCTACCGCGGATGTGGCGATCATTCTTATCGATGCACGCAAGGGGATATTGACGCAGACAAGACGACACAGTTTCATCGTGAACCTGCTCGGTATAGAACATGTGATCGTTGCGATCAACAAGATGGACCTTGTGGATTTCAGCGAGGAGGTTTATAACGACATCTCCAAAGCCTATGGTGTACTGGCAGATGAACTGGGGATCAAAAATACCTATTATATCCCCGTTTCTGCGCTGGAAGGGGACAATGTAGTCGATAAAAGCGAGAAGATGCCATGGTATACCGGCATGCCGCTGCTTGGACTGCTGGACAGTATGGATATCTCCAAAGAACAGACGGCGGAGAATTTCAGACTTCCCGTACAGTACGTCAACCGTCCGAACCTTGATTTCAGAGGTTTCTGCGGGACCATAGCCGCAGGTGAAGTGAAAGTGGGTGATGAGATCACAGTGTTGCCTTCAGGAAAAACGACCAAAGTGAAGAGTATTATCAATGCGGGTGACATTACCGAAGACAATAGAACGGCGACAACCCAATTCGCCTATGCGCCTATGGCCGTGACCATTACGACCGAAGATGAGGTCGATATCTCGCGTGGTGATATGATCGTACATACGAAGAGTCTGCCGAGAGTATCGAACTCACTCAAGGTCATGCTGGTATGGATGGACGAGACACCTATGGAAGTCGGAAGATCTTACGATATCAAGCGGGCTACTTCAGTCGTATCGGGTGCCTTTGAACATATCAACTATAAGGTCGATGTCAATACCTATGAGAGAGAGCAGGTGCACAGTCTCGGCCTGAATGATATCGCTTCGTGCAAAATGGTCCTGACACAGCCGATCGCAGCGGATGCGTATGAAATGAACCGCCTGACGGGATCATTTATTGTCGTGGACAGGATCACCAACAATACTGTCGGTGCAGGAATGATCGTCGGTGTGAGCAGACGTGAAGAGGATGCCGCAAAGCTGTCGGAAAAAGAGTATACCGATGCAGAGAGAGCGTTGAACCAGTATATCAGAGAGAACTTCCCTGAATGGGAATGTAAAGTCGTCTAATGTACAGAGAGACCAACCAGCGTTCGATCGTCAAGGGGATCAGCTGGAGGGTTGTGGCCACGACCACGACCATCCTGATCGTCTATTTTTTCTTTGACCGGCTGGATCTTGCTATTGCTGCAGGATTGATCGAAACGGTCCTCAAAGTAGCTCTCTACTGGGGACATGAAAAAATATGGCAGAGAATCCACTGGGGAAAGAAGAAGATAGACCCTTTCAACCTCTGGTTCACAGGCTTGCCGCTCTCGGGAAAAACCACGATCGCGGATAAGGTCTATACTGAGCTGGAGAAACTGCATATCCCTATTGAACGTATCGATTCGAAAGATATCCGAGACCTGATCCCCGATATCGGCTATACGCGGGAGGACAGGAACAGACATATGCACCGTATCGGTTTTCTGATTCAGAGACTGCAGAAAAATTCCATTTCTACGGTAGCGACCTTTGTCTCTCCCTATACGGAATCACGCAAAGCGATACGGGAGATGGTCAAGAACAATATTGTGATCTATGTCAAAGCCGATATAGAAACCTGCAAATCCCGTGACTATAAGGGGGTCTATGACAGAGCGATGAAGGGTGAATTGAAAAACTTTTCCGGCATCAATGATGTCTATGAAGAACCACAGCATGCGGAGATCACGGTAGATACGAACAAGTTAAGTGCAGATGAAGCTGCAGAGATCATAGCAAAATACGTAAAGAAACATTATGTCAAATGAGAATATTGTATGGCATGACCATCATGTCACCAAAGAGGAACGTGCCGCCATTAAAACACAAAAACCCTGTATACTCTGGTTTACAGGGCTGAGCGGTTCCGGAAAATCCACCGTTGCGAATGCAGTTGAGAGCAGACTGCTTGCACTGAAAAAGCACACCTATCTGCTGGATGGGGACAATATCCGTATGGGGCTCAATAGAGGTTTGACCTTTTCAGATGAGGACAGGGTAGAGAATATACGCCGTATCGGTGAAGTTTCCAAGCTTTTTGTGGATGCGGGGACTATCGTTCTGACAGCGTTTATCTCTCCCTTTCAAAAAGAGAGAGATGCGGTACGTGCACTGGTGGAGAAAGATGAATTTATTGAAATTTTCATAGATACACCGATAGCAGTCTGTGAATCGCGAGATCCCAAAGGTTTGTACGAAAAAGCGCGTAAAGGAGAAATTCCGAACTTTACAGGTATTTCTTCTCCATATGAAGCCCCTGCAGAAGCTGAAATACATGTTAAAACAGAAGATCAGACTATCGCCGAATCGGCGGAGCAGGTTATCGGATATTTAAAAGAAAAAGGTTACATAAATGCTGGATAAAATCGATTTAAACGATATTCAAAAGATCGCGCAGGATGCAGGCAATACCATTATGGAGATATATAACAGAGATTTTTCCATCGAATATAAAGATGACAAGTCCCCGTTGACCGAGGCAGATACGGCTTCTCATGAAGTGATCATGGAGGGGTTGGAGAAGTACGGCATACCTGTGATGTCCGAAGAGGGAAAGACCATCACCTATGATGAGAGAAAAGGGTGGGAATACTACTGGTGTGTCGATCCCATAGACGGGACAAAAGAATTCATTAAGAAAAACGGTGAATTTACGGTCAATATTGCGTTGATCCATAAAGATACACCGGTTCTGGGGGTAGTTTATGCCCCGGCGCTGGGAGATATGTACAAAGCTAAAAAAGGAGAGGGTGCTTTTAAGAATGACCAAAAGCTTCCTCTGTGCAGCAATCCTGACCAGAAAGAAAAAATGAGTGTTGTTGCATCCAAATCCCATCTTTCCGAAGAGACACAGGCTTTTATCGATGCACTTGATACGCGAAATATTGAACAGGTATCCAAAGGAAGTTCTCTGAAACTTTGTATGGTGGCTGAGGGAGAAGCCGATATTTATCCTAGGCTTGCTCCTACGATGGAGTGGGATACGGCAGCAGCCGATGCAGTCGTAAGAGAAAGTGGAAAGATGACCTGTCAGTTTGAAAATGACAGACCTGTAGTCTACAATAAAGAGAATCTTTTGAATCCCTGGTTCGTGGTAAAATAATAGTATGAAAGGTATTATTTTAGCGGGGGGATCCGGGACAAGACTCTATCCGATTACTAAAGGTGTGAGCAAGCAGTTGGTCCCCATTTATGATAAACCGATGATTTACTATCCTCTTTCTGTACTCATGCTTGCAGGGATCAAAGAAGTGCTGATTATCTCTACACCGCAGGATCTCCCGAGATTTGAAGAATTACTGGGCGACGGAAGCAATATCGGTATGCAGTTCTCTTATATGGCACAGCCGTCTCCTGACGGGTTGGCACAGGCCTTTTTACTGGGAGAATCGTTCATTGGCGATGATAATGTCTGTCTTATTCTGGGGGACAATATATTTTACGGTCATGCATTGACGGAACTGTTGAAAAAAAGTATTGCAAATGCTGAAATAGAGGATAAAGCAACCGTGTACGGGTATTATGTCAGTGACCCTGAACGTTACGGTGTAGCGGAGTTTGATACAAGGGGTAATGTTGTCTCTTTGGAGGAGAAACCGAAATACCCCAAAAGCAATTATGCCGTGGTAGGACTGTATTTTTATCCGAATGATGTCGTGAAGAAAGCCAAGGAAGTGAATCCTTCAGATCGCGGTGAGCTCGAGATCACTACACTGAACCAAATGTATCTTGAGGAGGAAAGACTTCGGGTGAAACTCATGGGTAGAGGATACGCATGGCTCGATACGGGTACACACGAGTCTCTGCTTGAAGCAAGCCAGTTCATACAGACCATTGAGAAGAGACAATCTCTGAAGGTAGCCTGTATCGAAGAGATTGCGTATGAGATGGGGTATATTTCCAAAGAGCAGTTACTTACCCTGGCAGAGCCGTTGAAGAAGAGCAATTATGGTCAGTATCTTATTCAAAGAGCGCAATAGGAGAGGGAGTGGAAAATGAACTTTATACGTACAGAGATCGAAGATGTTGTGATAGTTGAACCTGCGATTCATGGTGATGAGCGAGGATATTTTGTAGAAACATTCAGGCAGGATAAACTTTCCGAATTTCTGGGATACACAATAGATTTTTGTCAGGACAATGAATCCAAAAGTTCTTATGGTGTTCTTAGAGGGTTGCATTATCAACTCCCACCTCATGCACAGACAAAGCTGGTACGTGTTATACAGGGACGTGTTCTGGATGTTGCTGTGGATATTCGTAAAGGAAGCCCGACTTTTGGACAACATGTTGCCGTTGAATTGAGCGGTGAGAACAAACGCCAGCTTCTGGTTCCCCGGGGATTTGCGCATGCATTCATCGTATTGGCCGATGATACGATATTTGCCTATAAAGTGGATGCCTACTACTCTCCGGAGTGTGACAGAGGCATTTCCTATGCCGACAAAGATTTGGGGATTGAATGGCCTATGCCTTTGGAAGAGATAAAGCTTTCAGAGAAAGATACCAGGCAACCGGAACTGTATGAGACAGATGATCTGTTTGAATACGGTGTGAACTACTATGCCTAATATACTTGTGACGGGGAGCAGAGGGCAGCTGGGGAGTGAACTTCGTGAACTTGTTAATAATAATGCAATATTTCACTTCACAGATAGAAGTGTATTGGATATAACAGATCAAGATGCAATAAAACATTTTTGCCTTGAAAAAGATATTGAAGTGATTATCAATTGTGCCGCCTATACGGCTGTAGACAAAGCGGAAGAAGATGAGGAGAATGCTGATAGGATCAATCACCTGGCTGTCAAGTATCTGGCACAGATCGCCAAAGAGCGGGAGATCAGATTTGTACATATCTCAACCGATTATGTTTTTGACGGTACGAACTTCATGCCCTATGTTGAAAGTAATAGGACAAACCCCACCAGTGTGTACGGAAGGACCAAGCTGGCAGGGGAAGAAGCAATACGGAAGATCAACCCGGACAATACGGTAATTATCAGAACATCATGGGTTTACAGCACCTACGGCAGCAATTTTGTCAAGACCATGTTGCGTCTGGGGAAAGAAAGAGATACATTGGGAGTAATATTCGATCAAGTGGGTACACCGACCTATGCACGGGACCTGGCACAGGCGATCCTGGATATTGTGCCACAGATAGAGAATAAAGAGGTTGAGATTTATCACTACTCGAACGAGGGGGTGCTCAGTTGGTACGATTTTGCCAAAGAGATCATGAAGATGGCGAAGCTGGAGTGCAAGATCAATCCGATAGAGACAAAGTCCTATCCAACGCCGGCCAAAAGGCCATACTACTCTTTGTTGAATAAAGCAAAGATAAAAGAGACTTTCAATCTGGAAATCCCATACTGGAAAGATGGATTGGATACCTGTCTCAGAACAATGGGTGAAAGAAAATGAAAAGTATTTTGTTAACTGGAACAGCAGGCTTCATCGGTTCGAATTTCGCACCGTATTTTTTGGAAAAATATCCGGAGTACAATTTGATCAATCTCGATTTGTTGACCTATGCCGGAGATCTCGCGAACCTGAAGGAATGTGAAGAAAACCCGAGATACAAATTTATCAAAGGGGATATCTGCAACCGTGAGCTGGTCGAGTTTATTTTCAAAGAGTATGACATTCGCGGGATAATACACTTTGCGGCGGAATCCCATGTGGATAATTCCATTAAGAACCCGGGAGTATTTGTAGAGACCAACGTGAACGGTACTTTTACTCTGCTGGATGTGGCGCAAAAACACTGGATGGAAAAACCTTTTAGCTACAAAAAGGGGTACAAAGGGTGCAGGTTTCACCATATCTCCACCGATGAGGTATACGGTACCCTGAATGAGACGGATCTTTTCACCGAAAAGACGCCGTATGCCCCAAATTCCCCTTATTCCGCCTCAAAAGCTTCAAGCGATATGATCGTACGTTCCTATCAGGAGACCTATGGCCTGAATACGGTGATCACGAATTGTTCGAATAATTATGGCCCGAAGCAGCATGATGAGAAGTTGATACCGACGATCATCAGAAAGGCGTTGGCAGGAGAGAGTATTCCTATTTACGGAGATGGAAAAAATATACGGGATTGGCTTTATGTCCTGGATCATTGCAAGGGGATCGATCTGGTCTATCATGCAGGGAAAGAGGGAAATGTCTATAATATTGGAGGACGTAACGAGCGTACCAACCTGCAGATCGCAGATACGATCTGCAGGATACTGGATGAGAAAATACCTGTAAAAAAGAGTTATAAAGAGCTGGTCACTTTTGTGGAAGACAGGGCAGGACATGATAGACGCTATGCTATCGATGCGACCAAAATTGAAAATGAGCTGGGTTGGAAAGCGGACGAGAACTTTGATACGGGGATCATCAAGACTGTTGACTGGTACTTGAAAAAGTACAACGTCCAATAATCCACGGTCCGGGAGAAAGGGTACTATGCCAAAGATAGCAGCAGTCGTCCTTCTCTTCTACCCTTCCGAAGAGGTACTTTCCCATATTGAAACCTACTGTCATGAAGTAATGCATCTCTATCTTGTTGACAATACCGAAGAGCATGCTCTTTCGGTATTTCTGAAAGAGAAACTGCTCTCTTTTCCGAATGTCTCCGTGATCCATCAATATGAGAATATCGGTATCGCCAAGGCATTCAATCTCGCCTTGAAACATGCAAAGAAGGATGGTTACGATTGGCTGCTGACTATGGATCAGGACTCCTATTTCGGCAAAAAAGAGTGGTCGGATTATCTGGCGCATTTTGTATCACTCAGACAGTATGGGAAAGTAGGCGTGATTGCCCCGATGCATAACCGGAAATTTGTAGAGCATTCTGTGGAGACATTGTATGTCAAACAGGAGGCTGTACTGTCGTCCGGAAACCTGCTGCATGTAGAACATGCATTGAATGCCGGTGCCTTCGATGAAGCACTTTTCATAGATGAG
This DNA window, taken from Sulfurovum lithotrophicum, encodes the following:
- a CDS encoding glycosyltransferase, producing MPKIAAVVLLFYPSEEVLSHIETYCHEVMHLYLVDNTEEHALSVFLKEKLLSFPNVSVIHQYENIGIAKAFNLALKHAKKDGYDWLLTMDQDSYFGKKEWSDYLAHFVSLRQYGKVGVIAPMHNRKFVEHSVETLYVKQEAVLSSGNLLHVEHALNAGAFDEALFIDEVDHAFCFELQRHGYDILRDQTVYLNHELGTPLGTHGNIRLYPAQRLYYMLRNYLYIQKKYTDDFPDFIQNRGRYLMKFFMKQLLFGNERILSIRMLWQGYMDHRHSIYGKYHGK
- the rfbB gene encoding dTDP-glucose 4,6-dehydratase, whose amino-acid sequence is MKSILLTGTAGFIGSNFAPYFLEKYPEYNLINLDLLTYAGDLANLKECEENPRYKFIKGDICNRELVEFIFKEYDIRGIIHFAAESHVDNSIKNPGVFVETNVNGTFTLLDVAQKHWMEKPFSYKKGYKGCRFHHISTDEVYGTLNETDLFTEKTPYAPNSPYSASKASSDMIVRSYQETYGLNTVITNCSNNYGPKQHDEKLIPTIIRKALAGESIPIYGDGKNIRDWLYVLDHCKGIDLVYHAGKEGNVYNIGGRNERTNLQIADTICRILDEKIPVKKSYKELVTFVEDRAGHDRRYAIDATKIENELGWKADENFDTGIIKTVDWYLKKYNVQ
- the rfbD gene encoding dTDP-4-dehydrorhamnose reductase — protein: MPNILVTGSRGQLGSELRELVNNNAIFHFTDRSVLDITDQDAIKHFCLEKDIEVIINCAAYTAVDKAEEDEENADRINHLAVKYLAQIAKEREIRFVHISTDYVFDGTNFMPYVESNRTNPTSVYGRTKLAGEEAIRKINPDNTVIIRTSWVYSTYGSNFVKTMLRLGKERDTLGVIFDQVGTPTYARDLAQAILDIVPQIENKEVEIYHYSNEGVLSWYDFAKEIMKMAKLECKINPIETKSYPTPAKRPYYSLLNKAKIKETFNLEIPYWKDGLDTCLRTMGERK